The following proteins are co-located in the Bacteroidota bacterium genome:
- a CDS encoding UbiA family prenyltransferase, which yields MSEPRSALVRWGTYLQERFPLQSQGVLVAVFAGGALCAAHLLRDVPGWPPAAAFAVAALVVLGFFFQLRVADEFKDAEADRQYRPLRPVPRGLVTLRALAAAGLGVAVVQLALVVLFDLRLLPYLGLVWGFGALMSVEFFARTWLEERPWAVLVSHGLVVPLIALFAAACDGWAAWPGGLGRLLAASWFTGTVIEVGRKVRAPDDEELGVETYSAAWGRGRAVSVWLGAVGLACGAAVGFGAAAGTVGLVAGALAPVLLLCVGAAVQFLRRPVAGAGRWIEGAAALWTLALYVVVGPLALLLR from the coding sequence ATGTCCGAACCGAGATCTGCACTCGTCCGCTGGGGGACATACCTCCAAGAGCGCTTCCCGCTCCAGAGCCAGGGCGTGCTCGTCGCGGTGTTCGCAGGCGGGGCGCTGTGCGCTGCTCACCTGCTCCGTGACGTGCCGGGGTGGCCTCCGGCGGCGGCCTTCGCCGTAGCTGCGCTCGTCGTGCTCGGGTTCTTCTTCCAACTCCGCGTGGCCGACGAGTTCAAGGACGCTGAGGCGGACCGGCAGTACCGCCCCCTCCGACCCGTCCCGCGTGGCCTCGTGACGCTACGCGCGCTTGCTGCTGCCGGGTTGGGCGTGGCGGTGGTACAACTCGCTCTGGTCGTGCTCTTCGACCTTCGGCTGCTACCGTACCTGGGCCTTGTGTGGGGGTTCGGCGCGCTCATGAGCGTGGAGTTCTTCGCGCGCACTTGGCTAGAGGAGCGACCGTGGGCTGTGCTCGTTTCGCACGGCCTCGTCGTCCCGCTGATCGCGCTCTTCGCCGCGGCCTGCGACGGGTGGGCAGCATGGCCGGGCGGCCTGGGCCGGCTCCTCGCAGCGAGCTGGTTCACTGGCACCGTGATCGAGGTCGGCCGCAAGGTGCGGGCACCGGACGACGAGGAGCTGGGGGTCGAGACCTACAGCGCAGCATGGGGGCGCGGCCGCGCCGTCTCTGTCTGGCTCGGGGCCGTGGGGCTGGCCTGCGGAGCCGCTGTGGGCTTCGGGGCGGCGGCAGGGACCGTAGGGCTGGTGGCGGGCGCGCTCGCTCCGGTCCTGCTCCTCTGCGTCGGGGCGGCGGTGCAGTTCCTCCGGCGGCCGGTTGCAGGGGCCGGGCGATGGATTGAAGGCGCGGCGGCGCTGTGGACGCTTGCGCTCTACGTGGTGGTAGGCCCGCTCGCGCTCCTGCTCCGCTGA
- the hppD gene encoding 4-hydroxyphenylpyruvate dioxygenase yields MSEPTKTFHAGDGASAAVSTEPGAQQAGAATAEAASLRGAPDHVADDFLPINGTDYVEFYVGNAKQAAYFYAAAFGFEIIGYRGPETGHREAASYLLKQDKIRFVFTTALSSSHPIAEHVHRHGDGVRDIALWVGDARAAFEEVTKRGAVPVREPEVLEDEHGEIVVAAMGTYGDTIHTFVERTNYSGLFMPGFEAWTNADWSTTPVGLKYVDHCVGNVHLGDMNRYVKYYEDTMGFRNILVFTDSDIQTEYSSLMSKVMSNGNERIKFPINEPAEGKRKSQIDEYLEFYDGAGVQHVALATDDILSTVSKLRSRGVQFLTVPTTYYDVLQDRVGKIDEPVDELAKLGILVDRDLDGYLLQIFTKPVEDRPTVFYEIIQRKGARTFGEGNFKALFEAIEREQERRGNL; encoded by the coding sequence ATGTCCGAGCCCACCAAGACCTTTCACGCCGGCGACGGCGCTTCGGCCGCCGTCTCCACCGAACCTGGCGCGCAGCAGGCCGGCGCGGCGACCGCCGAGGCGGCCAGCCTCCGCGGGGCCCCCGACCACGTCGCCGACGACTTCCTCCCGATCAACGGGACGGACTACGTCGAGTTCTACGTCGGCAACGCGAAGCAGGCGGCCTACTTTTACGCCGCCGCCTTCGGCTTCGAGATCATCGGCTACCGCGGACCGGAGACGGGCCACCGCGAGGCCGCGAGCTACCTGCTGAAGCAGGACAAGATCCGGTTCGTCTTTACGACCGCGCTCTCCTCCAGCCACCCCATCGCCGAGCACGTCCACCGGCACGGCGACGGGGTCCGCGACATCGCCCTCTGGGTCGGCGACGCCCGGGCCGCCTTCGAGGAGGTCACCAAGCGCGGGGCCGTTCCGGTGCGCGAGCCCGAGGTCCTGGAAGACGAGCACGGCGAGATCGTCGTCGCGGCGATGGGGACCTACGGCGACACCATCCACACGTTCGTCGAGCGCACGAACTACAGCGGCCTCTTCATGCCGGGCTTCGAGGCGTGGACGAACGCCGACTGGAGCACGACGCCGGTCGGGCTAAAGTACGTCGACCACTGCGTCGGCAACGTCCACCTCGGCGACATGAACCGGTACGTCAAGTACTACGAGGACACGATGGGCTTCCGCAACATCCTCGTCTTCACCGACTCCGACATCCAGACCGAGTATTCGAGCCTGATGTCGAAGGTAATGAGTAACGGCAACGAGCGGATCAAATTCCCGATCAACGAGCCCGCCGAGGGCAAGCGCAAGAGCCAGATCGACGAGTACCTCGAGTTCTACGACGGGGCCGGCGTGCAGCACGTCGCCCTCGCCACCGACGACATCCTCAGCACGGTCTCGAAGCTCCGCAGCCGCGGCGTCCAGTTCCTCACGGTCCCGACGACCTACTACGACGTGCTCCAGGACCGCGTCGGCAAAATCGACGAGCCGGTCGACGAACTCGCCAAGCTCGGCATCCTCGTCGACCGCGACCTGGACGGCTACCTGCTGCAGATCTTTACCAAGCCCGTCGAGGACCGCCCGACGGTGTTCTACGAAATCATCCAGCGCAAGGGCGCGCGCACCTTCGGCGAGGGCAACTTCAAGGCCCTCTTCGAAGCCATCGAGCGCGAGCAAGAACGGCGCGGCAACCTCTGA
- a CDS encoding cupin domain-containing protein, translating to MPYYVRMGNVPHKRHTQFPRTDGALHTEEVIGAEGFSGIQSLAYHLHPPTLVERVLEPEPYAVEFVEKDFLRHRHFLGKEVEPGGTWLTGRRYIMGNPDVNLALCAPTEPMGEAEFFKNATHDELVYVHDGEGRLETVLGTVEFTKGDYVHVPRTITHRWVFTGDVQPRLLVIEAPTEFRPPKRYRNSVGQLLEHSPYCERDFRPPSELNTVDEEGEFVVRIKKHGKLHPFVYRYHPFDVVGWDGYMYPNAISIHDFEPITGRVHQPPPVHQMYEAHNFVVCSFVPRLFDYHPDSIPAPYNHSNIDSDEVLYYAEGDFMSRKGIDRGSFTLHPGGIPHGPHPGTTEASIGVKETHELAVMVDTFRPLHLTKAALQIEDEDYQLSWQPEKHGHPLPDAAPVPPGANVGGDGAVTDASPADAAR from the coding sequence ATGCCTTACTACGTCCGCATGGGGAACGTCCCGCACAAGCGGCACACCCAGTTTCCGCGCACCGACGGCGCGCTCCACACCGAAGAGGTGATCGGGGCCGAAGGCTTCTCCGGCATCCAGTCGCTCGCCTACCATCTCCACCCGCCGACGCTCGTCGAGCGCGTGCTCGAGCCCGAGCCGTACGCGGTCGAGTTCGTCGAGAAGGACTTCCTGCGCCACCGGCACTTCCTCGGCAAGGAGGTCGAGCCGGGCGGCACCTGGCTGACAGGGCGGCGCTACATCATGGGCAATCCCGACGTCAACCTCGCCCTCTGCGCCCCGACCGAGCCGATGGGCGAGGCCGAGTTCTTCAAGAACGCGACCCACGACGAGCTCGTCTACGTCCACGACGGCGAGGGCCGCCTGGAGACCGTCCTCGGGACCGTCGAGTTCACGAAGGGCGACTACGTCCACGTCCCGCGCACGATCACCCACCGCTGGGTGTTTACAGGCGACGTGCAGCCGCGCCTGCTCGTGATCGAGGCCCCGACCGAGTTCCGCCCGCCGAAGCGCTACCGCAACAGCGTCGGCCAGCTCCTGGAGCACTCGCCCTACTGCGAGCGCGACTTCCGCCCGCCGAGCGAGTTGAACACGGTCGACGAGGAGGGCGAGTTCGTCGTCCGCATCAAGAAGCACGGCAAGCTCCACCCGTTCGTCTACCGCTACCACCCGTTCGACGTGGTCGGCTGGGACGGCTACATGTACCCCAACGCGATCTCGATCCACGACTTCGAGCCGATCACGGGCCGCGTCCACCAGCCGCCGCCGGTGCACCAGATGTATGAGGCGCACAACTTCGTCGTCTGCTCGTTCGTCCCGCGGCTCTTCGACTACCACCCGGACTCGATCCCGGCCCCGTACAACCACTCGAACATCGACTCCGACGAGGTGCTCTACTACGCCGAGGGCGACTTCATGTCGCGCAAGGGCATCGACCGGGGCAGCTTCACGCTCCATCCGGGTGGCATCCCGCACGGCCCGCACCCCGGCACGACGGAGGCCAGCATCGGCGTCAAGGAGACGCACGAGCTCGCGGTGATGGTCGACACGTTCCGGCCGCTCCACCTCACAAAAGCTGCCCTCCAGATCGAGGACGAGGACTACCAGCTTTCGTGGCAGCCCGAGAAGCACGGCCACCCACTCCCCGACGCCGCTCCGGTCCCGCCGGGCGCGAACGTCGGCGGTGATGGAGCCGTCACGGACGCTTCGCCCGCCGACGCGGCGCGGTAG